The Labeo rohita strain BAU-BD-2019 chromosome 10, IGBB_LRoh.1.0, whole genome shotgun sequence genomic interval NNNNNNNNNNNNNNNNNNNNNNNNNNNNNNNNNNNNNNNNNNNNNNNNNNNNNNNNNNNNNNNNNNNNNNNNNNNNNNNNNNNNNNNNNNNNNNNNNNNNNNNNNNAGTGTGGATGAGAATTAAGTGTTAATAGTTGAACTGTTTGTGTTTACAGAGAGATGGACATGCTATCAATCGAATCTTTACTATTTTTCTTCTGAGTGGAAGAGCTGGACTGAGAGCAGAAGATACTGTACAGAGAGAGGAGCAGATCTgatcatcataaacaacaaagaggaacaagtaatttaaatatattttgtgtgtgtgtgtgtctatgacatatcaggacacaaatttgtataatgacatgggtatgACATAGGTATTATAAGGAGAGGGTTACTTATGAGGACATTTTCCCATGTCCCCACTTTTCAAAAGGcttataaataatacagaatgagtttttttgagaaagtaaaattGTGCACagtttcctgtgagggctaggtttaagtgtagggttggtgtagggcgatagaaaatatgttttgtacagtataaaaactattacgccccacaattcacaaaaacaaacttgtgtgtgtttgtgtgtgtcttgtTCAGATGGATATACAAGTATGTCTGTatgaaatcaactgaatttTGGCATTATCAAATTTCAATGTAATTGCTTCATCTTTTTAGgatcttattaaaaaaagtctaCTTTTGCTTATTTCTGGATTGGTCTAACTGACAATGATGAAGAAGGCAGATGGAAATGGGTTGATGGCAGCACACTGACCTCTGGGTGAGAAATCACCGAATTGAGCTgattattatgtaataattgATTCTCACAGTCAGTATCATATCACACAGAAAGCACCACTGAACATCTAATACTGATCTGTTGATGCAGGTTCTGGAGTTCTGGAGAGCCCAACGGATATAAAGGACAGAACTGTGTTTTATCTTCTCCATTAGGATGGATTGATTATTCATGTAATTTGTCATTTCAGTGGATCTGTAAGAGGAGcactttaaaatgattaaatcacATACAAATCCCATATTTTTATGCTGTAAACTATGAACAGACAAACTtgctcatttttattagtagacTACATTCTGGTGATTATGTAAATCCAACAAATGATCATTTGCTCATTATGGCAGTGTTTATATGTCTACTTGAAATATACATATGGAAAGGGAGTTCATATGTCAGATACTGTACACGTTTTGGGCTGCTTTGGTCTTCTGTTAGTTGTAACCatactttattttgtttgtcaAAGTCACCAACATAAAAAAGGACCACCTTATGTAATACAAATGCGATTTTAACCATAACATCATAATCTTGTATTAACTAGTCATCATGTTTGCTTTTGTGAAACCTTAACCTCGACCTGATATATGAAGAAGCCTGATTTTGTGGTGTGTAATAAGTGTATTTCCAGACCTGGAAAATTTGTATAATGAAAATGGATTTGTCTTGTTATGCCTagcttaaaaatatttattgagtaGAAATTGTGAGTAAAAGTATTGAGTTTTTCCTTATATGGTAATAACAAatgactgaaaaagacaaattcATTGGCTAAAATTAGAGGGAACCCTGAAGAACACTTATCTcttaaaatatctgaaaatatgaatttgtattttagtatttgtaGGATTTTAGTTGTTTAGTTATGTAtggacatacactaccagtcaaaagttttatcAATATgctattatcaatatttaaaacagttgagtacatttttttcaggaaagaGCCAAAgatcaaaattatatttaaaaatatatatataacaagttatagaaatgaatatttttatttagcaaggatgctttaaattgatcaaaagtggtgataaaaatgtttataatgttacaaagatttctatttcaaatgctgttcttctgaactttctattcatcagaagaatctgaaaaatattctgctcagctgttttcaatgtaataataatacatgttttttgatcaacaaatcagaatattagaaagatttctgaaggatcatgtgactggagtaatgatgctaaaaattcagctttgaaatcatgaaataaattacattttaaaatatatacaaatagaaaacagatattttaaatagtaaaaatatttccaagtGTTAcggtttttgctgtactttgattcaaataaatacaggcttcaaaaacttttgagtggtagtgtacAGTATATAGTGGTTGGGCTAtgaatatatttgatatttgattATTCAGTATTCTCTTACTTCAGTTATTTGTTCATCAAGGATCCAGTGTTGTACAGAGTCTCATGCTGGCTGACTGGACAGGACAGTGACAAACACAAACCAGCACAGCTGCTTCAGTGTACAGGTAATTACTTTCACTTCTatgataaaattaataaataggtAAAAACTTCACCATTTGCACATGTTTGGTTGTTTCATATCATGTCTGTGGTGTTCAGGGAGTGATTGTCTGAGGAACAGAAAGTATAGAGCAGCTGCAGTGTGTTTGGTGCTGCTGTGTGTCatccagacaaaaaaaaaatatgtatttcatCAAATGCTTGATCAAAATGCCAATGAACTGTGATCATCATTTCAAGCTTCTAACGAAAAAAGCAGAACTTTTATTCAAACCACATTTGCGATGTGGACGTCATTATCAACTTAACTTCACGGAGGTTGAGGTTAGAGAATTTGTGGAAAAATGTTGTACGTGAACTAAACCATGAAGAAGGATAAAAACGACTCGTCAAACAGCACTAGAGAGGAGTGAAGTATCTACGCAGATCTTTATGTCAGTAACTTTCTCTCTATTTTCAAGGCCACGATATTCATTCTTGATGGTGAAAACTTGAAGAGATTCAATAATTCACCTCACTGTTTTCCAGCGGCACCAAGCATTCACGCTAGCTGAGGTTTGAATGATAAGTAGGATTTTTACAGGGATCAACATAACAcacacattaaaggagaactccactttcatCTGCAtctttatatgtataaattcaGCCACTTTCTCCTGTAGCTGCTTCAATATCTCCATCCACTCAACCACTCTTCAAGCAGAAATGGATACTTTAGCCAGTGCTATATTGTCCATCACATCTGTGGTGCTTCAGTGTCCACTTAATTAACTCCAAAACCTGCTGTATTACCTCAGAGCCATAAGAACCTAAACACCCTCAGTTAAAGCTGTAATAATGGAATTTCATTGCAGATTCGACAAACTGTCCAGTCTGTTATGGTTTGCGGTCTGGAGATCGGTTTCCATTTCAGCCGTGTTTTTGCAGCATTAAGcaatgtagccaatcacagacatatctgttgatttttttaacccaacagCCAGATGcaatgtaaataagagattcattgtgcaccACAGATaacttcattgattataacgtaactttgtgagattgcaatGAGCTAGGATGAGTGAAAGCTTTTTAGTGATTAAAAACAGAGCACTCTTTGCAATATACAGCACTAAAACCCATTTTACGAATtacatctcatgtttaaccactacacAGACATCTGAGTCAGCTGTAAATTCCCGGAGATCTGGCCAAGTTGAGGCGCTCTCGGGCAGGTTTTTAGCGCCAAACGGCCACGGACACTGTGGAGCTCACTGTTCAAAAAGGTTGAcgcaaattttaaaataaacattatctttattaacaaaccgcgTATTTGAAGGccaaacaagtacattctcacctaaaaagctctgaaaactacattccgtgacacaaaacggagtgatacaaacagtgaaacagCTCTTGGAGTTCAGCTGGACTGTAATATCAACactcttatcagccaatcagattcgagaacCGGACAGAACTgttgtatgtatatacactgaccaaacttataaacgcaacacttttgtttttgcttcctttttttgtgagctgaactcaaagatctaagactttttgtatgtacacaaaaggcctatttctctcaaatattgttcacaaatctgtctaaatctgtgttagtgagcacttctcctttgccgagattaatctatccacctcacaggtgtggcatatcaagatcaGGGCCGGTTCTAGACAGGCACATATGGGGGGGCAGTCAGAAATGTGAAGGGGGCATCATGTGTACACATCATGTTCgagcactgtttttttccctgtgcTTATAGTAACAGTATTTTCCTTGCTGAATTGTGTTGTTAGCTGTGTCCAAAGCCTGGAGAAGTGGATTGCACTTTGTCAGGCCTCTACCTTCAGACCTGTCCAATTTGGGTGTCCCACTTGAAGACTAAGCTCCTGCTGGTATAGCTCTTAAGGTCACTGAGGCACGCAAACCCCCTGACCACAATAAGGTGGCAATCCCTCAGGGGgggaaactgaaaaataaaaattaaataaataaaacaaaataaaataaaatatccttaATCCAGATTTTATCAATCAatgacataacatttattttagctgGGTGGTCTAATTCTCAAAAACGTTTAACCTAAAGTAAGACTTAACACTATTACtagaatatttacaaaactgaaaggttgtcttatgaataataaaaaaaaactaagtaaaagcAGATGGGCTATAGAACatgggctattttttttttataaaaacgcTGCAGCTTCTTCAAAGTCTTTCCACTCCGTGACCACGCTGAAATCCGACACAACACTACGTTAGCCTGCGTCTTGACTCATTTGCATACGGACGGTGATTGGATGTTTACCGAGGGCTAAGgggaggagtgtgtgtgtgtgggcgtGTGTGCGTGCGCTGCAGCCTGTGAATGAATACACACAGCGGAGGGACAGAGACATGAGGAAAATCTAATACCGTATTATGTAGTGTCCCTTTTTCGGCTGATTTTTCCGCTACCGCAGATCATTTTGTCAACttgtaatatattcattttgtgaGTATATTAACATGTGCTTTCTcaagttttcaaaattttgatttgaggGGGCAAGACATTTATTTGAGGGGGCACTGCCCCCTCTTGCCCCTGCGTAGAACCGGCCTtgatcaagatgctgattagactgcatgattattgcacaggtgtactttaggctggccacaataaaaggccactctaaaatgtgtagttttactgtattgagGGGTCCGGGgcggtccgaaaaccagtcagtaactggtgtgaccaccatttgcctcacgcagtgcaacacatctccttcgcatagagttgattaggttgttgattgtggcctgtggaatgttggtccactcctcttcaatggctgtgcgtagttgctggatattggcaggaactggaacacgctgttctacacgccgatccagagcatcacaaacatgctcaatgggtgacatgtccggtgagtatgctggccatgaaagaactgggatgttttcagattccaggaattgtgtacagatccttgcaacatggggctgtgcattatcatgctgcatcatgaggtgatggtcgtggatgaatgtcacaacaatgggcctcaggatctcgtcacggtatctctgcatgattattgcacaggtgtgccttaaaCTGGCCAACTGGACATCATATCAGaagctgttttattatttaaacattacagAGATGGAGTTTAGAGGAATCGTGGAAAAATCAAAACTTCTTAAGACATTTGTATGTGAGCTAAAGCATAAAGAAGGATAAAAAACGATTTGTCAAACTGAACGAAACTTCTTCTCGGGTCTTAATGTCAGTAACTTTCTATTCTCAAGGCCATGAGTTTCATCCTTGATGGTGACAACTTGAAGATGGCCTATTCAATAATTCACCTCACACTGCTTTCCAGCAATGGCAAGTATTCAGTCTAGCTGAGGCTTATATGATAATGATAAGTAGCATTTAACAGGAATCAACATAACATGCATATTAACTTGTTTTTCCCTGAACCTACCTGAGTTCCTGGAACCTTTCTCTACGCCTGTTTGAATACTGCTTTGTGAGatggtttgttaaaaaaaaaaaaaaaaaacagtcttgtGTGGTGTGAGTACATACCCATGGTGtccactttttaatttttaaactcTTAGGGCATGATGACATGCTGTTTATATAGAAAATCAATTAAGTATTGCAGTGGAATGGAAAAACGTGatatgtttcacattttaaatagttaaactaAGGCTAAACAGAATCCTGGGTTATCTTGCTTTAATGCCGCTTCACACTGCTCACAATTTACCTGGAGTTCACAATTAATCTGGGTATTTATAAAATGACGTTTCAGACTGCAAATTCCTAAACCCCGGGTTTATATTCTTATTTGCATATGTTTGGTGTCAGTGATTGGACCATGGCAGCATACAGCCAGCTTACATAAAGCATTGATGATTGCACATCCTGTTGCTGGCTGTATTATCAAGTTTTTCCTGAATGGACATTTTGGACAATAAAGGTAAGaataaaacagacatttatCCCTCTGGTTGAAAAGTTTTCCGTCAccgtttgacttttcttttacTCTCAAATGCTGAAACGACTGTTTGTACAGCACAAGCAGTGTTTCTGTGATCCAAAACCGGTGCTAACGCTGCTCCATAACGGGGTTTTATAGGCTGCATCCGAAAACTCAAAAATGCCGCTTTCAGCGAACGCATTCCAAGGTAGGAAGGCATCCAGGCACATCCGAATCCAAAGTTAGCTTTACTTTCTGCCTTTGAGATACCTTCATCTGATCGATTTTTGATAGCAGCAGTATCCTTTGCTGCCTTTAATATCCCACAGTCATTCCGTGATGGttgagctaaaaataaaaatggtgtcTGAAAGTTGCATTTGGTAGTCAGTTtgagtttaaatgtaactttttgcacttttgatgttatttcttgcgagaaatcagtattaatatttatttagtagtcACCAAAACTCATTctattttgttgtagatcattaAACCATTACCCTGCCTCAGAAGCCTGTCTGAAATCAGTTTCATGACGTGCTTTCGTGCAAAAATGCTGCCTGCAATGTGATTGCCTGATAAGGCAGCTAAGCAGCAAGTCAGCTGCCTAGGTTTTCAGATGCAGGCATAATAAATAGCAGCGCTAACTCCACTTCTGTGGTTAAAACAGAGTTTAGAACAACAATAACCTGGATTAAGCGCAGTGTGAAAAGTGGTATGTAACTGTGAGGAGGATGGAAAATAGTTTGTCTTCTCATAAACTAGCTAAATTTGCATTTTCTGTCAAATCAGTATTCTTTATCAGTGCTCAAAAATTGTACAAACTGTGGTTCATGTGCACTCGAGTCATAGATATGATAATAATTCcttacatttatatagcgcttttctgGGCACTCAAAGCACTTTACATAGAAGGGGGAATATCCTCAACCACCACCACTGTGCAGCATCCAAATGGATGATGCAACGGCAGCCATATTGCGCCAGAACGCCCACCACACACCAGCTTATTGGTGGAGAGGAGATGTGAGTGATGAAGCCAATCAGAATATGGGGATGGTTAGGAGGCCATGATGGTCAGAGGCCAATGGGCAAATTTGGCCAGGATGCCAGGGTTACACCCATACTCTTTTTTCGAAGGACATCCTGGGATTTTTTAATTACCACAGAGAGTCAGGACCTCGGGTTTAACGTCTCATCCGAAGGACAGTGCTCTTTGACAGTATACTGTCCCCATCACCATATTGGTGCATTAGGACCCACACAGGCCACAGggtgagcaccccctgctggcctcactaacACCTCTTCCAGCAGCAACCTTGTTTTCCCAggaggtctcccatccaggtactgaccaggctcaatcctgcttagcttcagtgggCAAGATCAAGATCAGTGATCATCCAGATTTGAGTGCACCATGAGAAAGGCTTACAGTTAGGGCTGCAccattaattgtattttaatacaatactTCTTAATACTTCTTTTACGATGTTGGCCCACTGGTTATtcattatgaaaacattttgtccCTTTCATTTTCAATGTCCATTATTCTACTCAAATGAGCAAAAAAGTGCTATACAGGCAGTTTGTGTTCCTTTACAATGCAGCTTGTGTTGTTTGCTGCAACTGAATCTGTGAGCAAGCCTTTTTACTCacaaattttaataaatctaaACATGAATCTTAGCTACATTGTTTGCTATAGAAGGTTTGCATATATAtcatgatttggtcagttacccagatgtgcAGCCATATCGGCGATACtttaatgtaaacaacagcatggattgcacggttaatgtactactgaatatgttgtttgcTAATTTAGGCTGTCTgaaccacaaacacacacacacacacaacttgtgggagctgctaaatcatatagagaaggacttactaagcaggaaagggcacaaaattttgacaaactaaagttaataggggGTAAAGATATATATGAGCAATATTAATTAAGA includes:
- the LOC127172423 gene encoding C-type lectin domain family 4 member M, giving the protein MDIQVCLERWTCYQSNLYYFSSEWKSWTESRRYCTERGADLIIIMDIQSTFAYFWIGLTDNDEEGRWKWVDGSTLTSGFWSSGEPNGYKGQNCVLSSPLGWIDYSCNLSFQWICKRSTLK